In Portunus trituberculatus isolate SZX2019 chromosome 45, ASM1759143v1, whole genome shotgun sequence, the DNA window tactttatttccattcttaaccccttcaatactgggacacattttaatcatttttaccttgagatttgtgtgcaattagacccttttattgacattaggaagagtttattaaggtcagaagattaatgaccagtcttcactaatcaAATCCCACAtgtgagtttctaaagctgtttaaaatcaccaaatagtaagcagaatgaatatggaaatgcgtcatggtactgaagggcctAATTTGGAAGGACTAGCAGGACTTGTTTCACTAGTCAATGCAGTAAGCAATTCACAAACTGACAATGAAGTAATGTGGCAGTGAAGGGCTTTGTACATACTGCCATGTGTCACTCACCTATAAACTTATCAACGTATCCCATGTATTTTTCATCGCCGAGGTACTTGAGGAGGGAGACGTGGGGTACTCTGAGCTCAGCGGGGATCaggtaagtggtggtgatggaggcctTCTGCTGCGCCTGGACGACGTCACTGATGTCCGGGAATGGAGTCACCTCATCAGCTAAACTGCAATGATGAGAGGAAACAAGTTAGGGAACAGTAccttgtgtttttatgttctttgtCAAATTAAAACTGGTACTGAAAAATATTCTCTcactacaactattttcaaaggtcatagAGATGAAAAGCTGGGTTATCAAGAGAATTTCTCCTGGTATTAacataaaaatcttgttaattagtCACTACAACtattgaaaacacccttaaataacAAATATAGCTTCAATTACACCCTTTTTGAAAGTACTAGGGTGTGATGCAatggtgtttcagaatatgatccaTAGCcccaccagtgtgtgtgtttggggttccTTTCCAACTCACCTGTGTAGATACAAAGCTGGAGCCTTGCAAGGACTGGTGACAGCAAATCTCTGTGCTTCATAAATACTGGACAGGTCAGCGTACTTGACATAAACTCTGGTGGGAGGGAAACACGCTGGtcagataaggaggaggaaagttttcATTATTACAGGATTAGCAAAACGAGTAGCCAGCTAAGATCAACATCCAGAAGGGAAACAATGAGGCAGGTGATAAGCAGTCAGTAGGAGAGGTAAAATCATCACATCTGGTATCATTAACTAAAACTACCAATGCTAGAGTCTTCATTGTATTAGTCAGCTTAGATCAGAAAGGAATCACTGGTCACATGAATAGCAGTCAGCAGGAGGGATAAAATTAACACATCTGGCAACattaactaaaataaataaactcaatCAGTCTTTGTGTGTTACAGCCAGCTTTAATCAGACTTCAATGATAacataaacatgaaataaatacaaactatCATTCACAATCAATAACCAAGTAACATACACCTCTCATTTCCACTATGTATAGCATTCCCTCAATACCAATCCTCTAACACACTCTAAATCCATCTGTCATATTTTGCAAGCGGATTATCTGGAGATCAATGACTAAGGGAAGACAAACTACAAAATTACAGGTTACTCAAGACTTGGTGAGTGTACAAGAGGAGACAAGACAGCACCACAGCAGTTCTTACCCCACTAAAGCCTTGGCAAGTCCTTGGTACTTAGGATTCACTGCATTCTCTACCCCAGCCTCCATTCCAGAACAGTTTGCTGTAAGGAAAACACAGGAGTAAGAGTGAGGAATGAGTGATGGTACACGTATTTTAGCTCACACCAGGATATTTGTAAAGCCTCAATAATGTTATAGTGATTGATTAACACTGTGTTGGCCAGAACCTGCAAGAAAAGGACAGGTGTAAGTGAGAAGTGAATGGTGGTACAAGTAACAATCTCCTCCCTCCAAGGCATTTCCGTAGCCTCAAACTATGGCacattgactgattgattgatgttTTACTGTCCACAAAGCATACTTGCCATTAACAAAACAATATCACGATCCAAACGACACACTACACATCATGAAAAGTCAAGGAAAAACACACAGCACATAAAATACATCAATATAAAATACACAAGTGACTCTACATCATCCAGCCCTTGTAAGAACTAATCCCAAAGATCCCATATCACAACAAGACACCAATGACACTACAAAATCCAGCTCTTTTTTGACATAATAGGGGAAATCTGAGCAACAAAAACgaataaacaaaaaggcccacttagatgccagttcccaagcaggtcccagagagagagagagagagttagctgaGTGAACCAATCCCAAACCATCCCGACACTCACTGAAACTGTCGAATATTTGATGGGATATTTTGATCTGTGAGTCCCGTGCTGCCATGAGGACTCGCTGGGTGAGGTAACCGCCCACACTCAGCCCGTGCACGATGACATCTGACTCCTTCTTGTCCAGGAAGTCCACCACGCGATTGGCCGTTATCTGTCAATTGCCCCGTTAGCTTGTTACTGGTTGTCTAGGTGTTGTAAATgggtttattgttatattcttccttatttttggtTGTAGAGGTCTTGTTATTGTGCTTGGTGTTATCTGCTTGTTCTTTTACGTTGAGGTGTTATTAGAAAGCTTAATGTTATGtgctttgttgtttttggttgtTTGGGTGTTGTAAATAGGTTTGGTGTTatattcctccttattttttggTTGTAGAGGTGTTGTTAAAGTGTTTAGTGTTATCTGCTGGCTATTTTAGGTTGTTATCTGTTTTGTTATTCTAGGTTGTAgaggtgttgttattgtgtttggTGTTATTTGTTGGTTATTTTAACTCCTAGAGATGTTTTTATTGGCCATACAGTCAACTATACTACTCttcagttatttattattaaggTTTTGCTATGTCTCCTATCAATTGTCTACTCCTTTACCTATCATGGCTATATTCTTGGGGCGTATAGTCAGTGGCTAAAGATTCTAACTTTACACAGATAAATCAGCTTGGCACAggagagagaatcaatacaaATCTAAATACAGGAAACAGATAGATGTAGATATGAGAAAATAAGTATCAAATAACAGGTAAATAAGTGGCTTGGAGtacaagagagaatgaaaaggaatctAAGTATACAAGTAGAGTAGAAGAGTAtaagagtgagtgaataaaaaaaaaaataaatgaaaaaataaataaataaaaggtagCCACTCTTCCCCACCTCTGCTCCAGTTTTGGGGAAGAGCAAGTCCCTGACGGAGGTGGTAACGTACAGCACATCGTGGCCTCGCCGTGTCCAGCACTTAGCGTACTTGTGGGCGTGCTTCTGCTTGGCGCCCAGCCACGTGAACAGCACCACCATCTCCCGCGGCACATCCCCGGAGGCAGGCACTTCCCTCTTGTACAGCTTGGCATTCTTGAAGCAGTCTGCCACCTGAAGGAGCAAGGAACAGTGTTACGTAATTCTATTATTTCATcacttacactactactactactactattcctattactattcctactactactcctactattcctactactactactactattgctacaaaTTTTTCTAAGGTGTGCAGTTATACGaatactccctctctctctctctctctctctctctctctctcatggcccaCGTGATCAATGCTCGTGACGTCACGCATGACCCACATATGCTCCCGTGAACCGATAtccacaggttcgaatcctttcAGACTTCAATGTTTGCTTCACTTGATTGATTtcgtcggagagagagagagagagagagagagagagagagagagagagagagagagagagagagagagagagagagagagagagtagtaacaATTCAACAATAATACAGCAACACGAAAATAAGTagattaacaaataaataacataaatgaacctaacctacacttaaccaaaataaaagaataaataaataaataaataaataaataaataaataaaataaagcaataacTCACTAACATTACGACCTTGAAActaaacaccaataataatactaaaaaaataacTCAATCTTACATATTTCACCTCGCAAAAGCATAAAgaacccctccctcctccctccttccctcccccagtgGCAGCAGGAGGTATATTGATTCCCGATGTGGGCGTCAAATTAAAGGGAAAGGCATCTGGGTTCCACGTCAGGGCGCCAAGGCACCTCTCATGTTTTCAAGCACTCACTCTCCAGCACCGCCTTGTTCTGTCCTTGCCCTCCTTTCAACAGCATGAGATGGAAGTTACTGGGGTTCTCAAAGGGGTTTTCAAGGGGGTTTGGAGTGATTCTAGAGCCAGATTAAAGGTTGTTGGTGTTATCTAGGGTATTTTTAAGGAATTTTTCGTGATTCTAAGGAAAATTGGGGTTCTGAAGTGGGTTTGGAGTGATGCTAGGGACAGATTAAAGGGTTATTGGTTATCTAGGGTGCTTTTAAGGAGTTTTTCGTGATTCTAAGAAAAATTAGGGCTTTCCAGAATGTTGGGTTAATTCTAGGGACATATTAAAGGGTTTATTAGTCTTATTTAAGGTGTTTAAGGAGCATTTTCGTGATTTTCAAGGATAATTGGTGTCATTTAATGtacttttaatctcttcagtaccatgatgcatttttttatattcatattgatgattttaaacagcttcagaaacttatgtgggggattagaatagtgaagactgtggccaataatcttctgacctccttagactcttcctaatgtcaataaaatggtctaatcgtacacaaatctcaaggtaaacaatGTGCCCcggtattgaaaggattaaagggttgttggtgttatttagAGTGTTTATTCAGTTTTTCGTGACTCTAAGGGTTATAGGGATTATACAAAGGAGGGTTTTCGtggttcaagagacagattagGAGGATTACTGGTGTTAAAGGGTGTGTTCGAGGATATTTCGTCGTTTTAGGGTAAGTGGTGTTCTTAAAGGAGTTTTCACTGGACGTTTCGTGATTCTAGGGTTATTGGGGttatcaagggtgttttcaatgGGTGTTTAGTAGTTCTAGGGAATATTTAAATTACTGGGGTTCACATGAGGGTTTACAATGGATATTTTGTGATTCTAGGGTTCTTGGGCTTATCAGAGGTTTACTCGGGGTATTTCATGactaggaatttttttttttaagttactgCAGTTCTCAAAGGGTTTTCATAGTTTTCGTGGATCTGGGGAAAGTTTAAGTTAATGGGGTTCTCACAGGGTTTTCAAAGAAGTTTTCGTGGTTCTAAGGAAAGTTTAAGAGGTTATTCGGATTCTCAAGagggttttcaaggatatttcgTGATTCTAGGAAAGGCTTAAGTTATTGGGGTTTACCAAGGGGGTTTTCGTAGTTCTAAGGAAAAGTTTAACGGGTTACTGGGGTTCTCAAGAgagttttcaaggatatttcgTCGTTCTAGGAAAAGTTTAAGTTATTGGGGTTTACCAAGGGGGTTTTCGTAGTTCTAAGGAAATGTTTAAAGGGTTACTGGGGTTCTCAAGaggtttttcagtgttttgtggttctagggaatgttttgagggtgttttagtaTTTCCTGACAGATCAATATGACTTCTGTATcgttaatggaagaaaaatatcattGAAAGACCAAGACTTTTTTGTAGTTTTGAATTCATGGTAGCCTTGTTATGTCTAAGTGCTGATTGGTACacgcctgctctctctctctctctctctctctctgatattcccccttctccctcagGACTTCAAATCCTATCTACATGCGCACTTGAAAGCTTTCCACGCCATGTTAAAAGGTTCAACACCTATTAAGTGACTCACAAATAAGatctaggaagaaaaaatagtaacttAACAAACTTGACAGATTATAagtcaaaaatagaaaaaaaaaaataataaatatcttaCGGAATAAAAaccaagaaatatataaataatgccagaaaataagcaaaacaagTGTACGGTATTACATCACCCAGAGTACGATAACTGTAAGACACAAGGGAGGAATGTTGAAGCGGGAACTTTGAATACTGACATGGAGATTGACAGCGAGTGACAGATGAGGCGGTGTCAGTGATGCAAAGACACTGACGGGAGGATGACGTCTGTTAGGGAGCACATGGtctgagtcagagagagagagagagagagagagagagaaggttactgggagagagagagagagagagagagagagagagaaggttactggggagagagagagagagagagagagagagagagagagagagagagagaaggttactggggagaggaggaagatgagagagagagagagagagagagagagagagagagagagagagagagagagagagagagagaggactggggagaggaggaagagagagagagagagagagagagagagagagagagagagagcggtaagAATAGGGAGCCTAGAGGGGGGTGAAGGCTGTAGTAGTAACACCTGCATAGCtcaagtggtgatggtggtggtggtggtggtggtgatgacgtggataaaacaccactaccaccaccaccaccaccgagttGCTAAGCCGATCACGTGATTCACAGCAACCAACCACAGACGCCGCAGAGATCATGAGACcacgtgatctctctctctctctctctctctctctgaatcttcATCACTTCATGTCTGGtacagagatacacacacacacacacacacaccgcgtagtgtagtagtaagcacgctcgactcacaatcgagaggcccgggttcgagtcccggtaagcggcgaggcaaatgggcaagcctcaatgtgtggcccctgttcacctagcagtaaataggtatatacgggatgtaactcgaggggttgtggcctcgctttcccggtgtgtggagtgtgttgtggtctcagttctacccgaagatcggtctatgagctctgagctcgctccgtaatggggaggactggctgggtgaccagcagacgaccgaggtgaactatacacacacacacacacacacacacacacacacacacacacaggaagacagTTAGATAGGTTgacggatggatagatagagacagacagacagacctctTTAATCCTCCCATTTCAAGGCCCCCGAGAAAATTTGAtaaagtgtgtgtttcactgtttgatctgctgcagtctctgacgagacagccagacattaccctacggaacgagcttagagctcattatttccgatcttcggataggcctgagaccaggcacacaccacacaccgggacaacaaggtcacaactcctcgatttacatcccgtacctactcactgctaggtgaacaggggctacacgtgaaaggagacacacccaaatatctccacccggccggggaatcgaaccccggtcctctggcttgtgaagccagcgctcaaatcactgagctaccgggtgtgtgtgtgtgtgtgtgtgtgtgtgtgtgtgtgtgtgtttccggtgCTATGGTGTGTAGAGAACTTCCGCTGCGGGAGATCAacaggttggagagagagagagagagagagagagagagagagatgagagtatGTATAtcttaaagtctctctctctctctctctcaacaaaaacaacaagaggaagcaataatcaccaatcaccaccacttgaGACAAATCACCATTCCTCACACCATCCCTCTTATCTGACTCGCCAACAATGCCCACTCAGGTCtgagagataaggagggagataagaagacATGTGCCGGGTCATGTCTATCATCATTACAAGATTAAGACAAGATTATTAACAACGACATCAtaagtgaagagattaaagacaaccaacctctctctctctctctctctctctctctctctctctctctctaacgagcACAGATTGTatcataaaaagaggaagaaaatgaaaaaagaagtgtcgtgtgtgtgtgtgtgtgtgtgtgtgtgtgtgtgtgtgtgtgtgtgtgtgtgtgtgtgtgtgtcaataggaagattcttcaGGCATGGCAGTGAGTGgtattgtcagagagagagagagagagagagagagagagagagagagagagagagagagagagagagagagagagagagagagagagagagagagaattttggtaCTTCGGAGAAttggtcctgtgtgtgtgtgtgtgtgtgtgtgtgtgctacattTGTCACGTGATCACAGCATGTCaaacaataaaagcaacaactacaaccatcaccaccaccaccaccattactactacagctactgcctctcctcctcctccacctactactactactactactactacaataactacaacaaaaacaaaaacaacaattacaacaagaactactactactacttctactactactgctactactgctactactactactactactactactactactactactactactactactactattacagccaAATCTTGACAAGCTTAAACGGAACTATGTGAGAGATGAACTAAAAATAGCTCTTACCCTATACTACACaaggaacacgagagagagagagagagagagagagagagagagagagagagagagagagagagagagagagagagagagagctattctgTCAGATCTGCGAATTTCCTTAccccctagtgtgtgtgtgtgtgtgtgtgtgtgtgtgtgtgtacagaatcAGCTGTTGttgccagcctctctctctctctctctctctctctctctctctctctctctctctctctacaagctCTATTCGGAAATTACCAGATGGTGTATTTACTAGATTACGTAATGGGAGATACGTAGAGAGGAactgggctggaggaggaggaggaggaggaggaagaggaggaggagaaggaggaggaggaggaggaggaggagaaggagaaggagaaggaggaggaggaggaggaggaggaggaggagagatgggttTAAAGGGGCCATGTCATGTGATGTTCTTTTATTACAGGGAATGAAAGTTTTTAGGCGAAGGACGAAGTGTTTGCTTGCAtctgctcgctctctctctctctctctctgctgcataCAATAGAACGTGACTGGCAAAACGTATGAttttttgttagagagagagagagagagagagagagagagagagagagagagagagagagagagagagagagagagaataagcagCAAACTCATATTTTACACCATTtaaagaaactctctctctctctctctctctctctctctctctttcacaacaCAAGCACTGGGAAATATCGAGCTATGTTTGGAAGAACATTTCACAATAATTattgaaatatgtaaatttcacaacacacacacacacacacacacacatgccaattATAAAATGATAAACTACTATGTAACTATTTTTTCATTACAataatcaaagagagagagagagagagagagagagagagagagagagagagagagagagagagagagagaactactagGAACTCCATGTCTTCTCATCAATTTGTCACGAGTATTGATTCACCAGTGACTCACAAACAATACTTCCACCccactcccctttcccctcttccctccctccctccctccacctcctcacacatgcttccttccttccctccatccttctaccctccccctcccgtccctccttATCATCTTCTTACATTGTATACTTTTCCCAGTTTCTCCTTCACCACAAATAGGTCATGAGTTTTACCGGGAATCGAACCACCAGTtaatgtcaagagagagagagagagagagagagagagagagagagacacacactctctctctctctctctctcgtgtaaacCCACCACTGTATGCAGAACCATGGTCTGTATTTACCTATCTTGCCGACCTCTTACTctcatcctccctttctctctctttcactgcatgacacacacaaacacacacagacgcgcTTTCACAGTGCAGTAAAGAAAATACGACTGTCATTCATATATCTAATCTGtaagcaaagaaaacaacagaaattTACACATTCTATCCATGAACGCGTGAAAGTCTgccatgaggaaaaagaaaatgaaggaagtttAATTTCCtgattcacttttatttttctccgcAAACTGTCTACCTTCTCTCCCACCCCCCATATCCTTCCTgtacccctccctctccctctcactctctcccactccctacTCTCCCCCCCATGCTATTACCTCACagacctcctccctccctctccctactcTCTCCGCCGACCACTCCTAGTATTACAACCGCATCCAGCTCACAcaatcccaaacacacacattaaaaacacacgTATATATCCATAGCCCCAACTGAAACGATAGATAAACCGTATTTTTaagtaaggaaaagggaaaactcACGATGTATCTGTCGTTCGCCCTTAAGACTgagacaacagaaaaaaaatgtttcaagcGCCGGGATTTCCTGGCTCCATATGTTTCAAGTAGGTACTTACAATAGGCGCAGTTCTTCTGAGGGTCGAAAGTGTGTTATTGGCGGCCATTGTGTCGATATTTTTAACTTTAGATCCTCCAGGCACACTGGTTAGCACCAATATTGCCTCTGCCTCCTTGCCGGTGTGAGGTGGGCGGCACACtaaacagggagagagggagagggttggTGGAGGGATAGCTGGGCGGGGCTTTTAACATTTCTACCTCTCCTTCTAAACTCATCAGGCTTATAACTACACTATTGGATAACTATGATGCAATCTTAACCTAAGACAAGTATGGAAAATGTGCAATTCAAGTAGAAAATGAAATTATAAGGAAACGAACAAGAGAGAATGGGTGAATCACTTCGCTGCCTGACGCACGAATCAAGCTTCGCTCTACTAAACCTACGTGACTCCATATTCTCATTACGAACATACTCCCTCGTCAGAATCATAAACTAAAAAGCTTAAAACATTACTAAGGTGATCTTTGAATTCATAACAAACCCTGTCAATACTTAAATATCCGGTATAGAAGGCAGGCAGGAGTGGGGAGCGGTTCTAACTTGAAATCCCTGCGGGGAGCTTGGGCGGGGAGGTTTTCTGCAAGGAAGTGTTAAATGGGTACTTTTACACCCCTAGTAACCAAGCGGTGTGCATCGCTATTAATACTAAGAGCACTATTACATTATTCCTCAAGCGGTGACTTTATCTTCCTCCCGCGCAGCTCATTACTCTGACAGCGCCTGACGTTTTAATgctgatgaaaggaaagatttgGCCGCCGCTTCCTGTGAGAGGTTTCTCTTTACATAATTTTGTGTGCACGAGATGAGAGCGTGCACATTTTAGCATGGGTTATTGACTGTAATTTCTCTGCCAATTATCTTATTCCTACTGAGAATAGACTGGCACATGGCCAAATATAAGTCTTAACTGACATTATTTTTCCCGGCCCTTACTCGATTTCTACTGAATTTTGATTAGAGCGTAACTTCAAAATAGCaactaatattattttctcttaccaATAACAAAcatatttttgcttattttagTGCATGATTCCTGTTCAACTTGATCGATTAGCATAAGGATTCAGTCAAAGCGTCTTAACATTAATTTCTTCCATACAATAACCGTGTCTTATTCATTATAAACTCTTATCTATTCATGTCAGTTCCTCTTATCTTACACCTCAGCTCTTTGTAATACCATCTGTTGTCATCATTTCCTTCAGTGCATCACCGTACCAATCTCTCAACACGTCAATAATGCAATC includes these proteins:
- the LOC123519645 gene encoding transmembrane protein 53-like; amino-acid sequence: MAANNTLSTLRRTAPIVADCFKNAKLYKREVPASGDVPREMVVLFTWLGAKQKHAHKYAKCWTRRGHDVLYVTTSVRDLLFPKTGAEITANRVVDFLDKKESDVIVHGLSVGGYLTQRVLMAARDSQIKISHQIFDSFTNCSGMEAGVENAVNPKYQGLAKALVGVYVKYADLSSIYEAQRFAVTSPCKAPALYLHSLADEVTPFPDISDVVQAQQKASITTTYLIPAELRVPHVSLLKYLGDEKYMGYVDKFIENFRGYVTNPNLDHTRLAITDYITEVPAFYPERILVSQ